A stretch of DNA from Spirosoma endbachense:
ACCGGGTTGTGGCATTGTTGTCGAAGTAGAATAGGAGCGTAATGACGTCATTGACCAACTTCTTTCAATAATCATACACATGCTCAATCTTAACGCCCTGCTCGGTTACGAACCGAACGGTTTTGTCCAGCCAACGGACGGGCGTTACCAGGGCAACCCGCTTCAGGCCGGGTTTGGTGAGAATTGGCTGCGTAAATACCAGTTGGAAATCGGTCGAGGCTGGTTTCCAGGTTTCGGGAGCCAATAGGGTTATCAGGATGGCCGAGTTATTCCCAGCAATTTCCCGGAAGGTTGCACCCTGCTGTACTAAAGCCGACACGGCCGGATGGAAAGCTTCATAACGGGGCAACATTAGTAAGGCCGAGCCATCGGGATACGTTTGGGCAGGTGATAGAGAGGTTGGCCGTTGGGTAGCGGGTAGTTTGTCTATGATGACAGCAGTTGTCGGCAAAGCATCGTCGTAAGAAGCTTTGGTGCCGAGTTTGATGAGGTAACCATAGCCTGCCTTCACCAGCAACTCCGTCAGCAGCATATACTTGCGATCACATTTACGCAGGAAATGTGGCCCGAAAAACGATGTTCCTGTCAGTAGGCTGGGAATACGAGAAGTAAAGTCGAACTCATACCAGGGCGATACGCGGATAAAGTCTACGTAATCCTGCGTAAACGTTGCATTAAAGGTATCTTCATCCGTCACGATAGCGCCCTGCGTTGGGTTCGTTAGCCGCCCAACGATGGTTTCGTAGAGGGCTTTCATGGCATATTCGACCGTTGTGCTGACGCCAATGACCCAGATCATGATGTGGTAACCGGTATTGAACGCGAAAATGCCTTTGATCTGATCATACACGACACCATAACTTTGCCAGAGCTGTTTAACGTGGCTCATGTATGGGAATGTGGTCGTTGTGCGGATTTGGGCGTAGTCGGCTATTTCGGCGGGGCTATGGACCAGAAACCATTCGGGATAGGTCAGGAATGTCTGATCGGCGGGGCGGATGTGCTCGGCGGGTGTGACTGGATTCGGATTGCTGACCAGCCATTCTTTCGGCACAACGCAGCCCTTGCCAGCCGGAGTCGTCAAGGATTGTCGCCCTTTGCGGAGGAAAAGAAAAACGGCCAGTACGACCATCATAACCGTCAGAATCGGGAGCCTAAGCATGAGGGACTATCAAATTTTAGTGAACAGGACCAGCGTATTATCAGATGGATCATTGGCTTGAAGGAGCCGTTTACCCGCATCGCTAAAGCCAGCCTGACTAATGAGCCGACTCCATTCCTCAATCGGTTTAAACCCTTTATAATCCTGCTGATCGATTTCCCAAGTGATGTTCAGACCGAGGTTAAATACGGTATGAACGAGCGATACGAACGTTGCCATATCATCGGTTTTTACGTCGTGATCGCGCAGAATAAACCAGCCACCAGGACGCAGAATTCGCCGGATGGAGTTGATAAAGCCCGCTAGTTTTTCGGGTCGGGTGTGATGCAGGCCAATCAGGCAGGTTACCAGATCAACGCTTTCGCTGGCAATAGCATCGGGGCTAATTGGCTCGTAATCATTTAGTTCAACAAAGGTGCCGATTTTGCCTAACTGACCCCGTTCCATAATATCGGCAGGGCTGTTGGTTGGAGCAACATCGTTGATCAGGTAAATGGGCTCGCTGATAGGCAGGTGTTTACGCAGATGGCTGATGTAGCGACCCGGTGACCCAATTTCAACGTAGCCGTTTATCTGGGCTCCTTTGGGCAACAGTTCCAGTGTTTGGCGGGTCATTTCTTTTTTCTGCGTTTTGAGGGCAGGCAGCGCATAGGTCAGTTCTGACAGAAACGGCTTGATGCTGGACAGGCGATTCTGTACGGTTTTATAAATACGCTCGTCCGACGTTTCTGTTTTCGTTACTTCACGAATCAGGTGGTGAAACTTGTCTTCGGGATAGAGGTGAAAAACGACCTGTAGAAAGCGGTAAAACGCATCGCGGGGTTTCGTTTCATCGAAAACAGTGTGAAATTCAGAAGTTACTGGTGTCATGGCTTAGAGGGTAGAGGGGTTATAGTATGTATCCCAGAATACGTTGTGAAACCGAAAGTCGGGATCCAGTTTTTTCTTGAGTGCAAAAAGTTTTTTCGCATTGGGATAGGCCAGATGGAATTGCTCCGGCAGGGCATGTGCCTGATAGGGAAGGTAATAAGCCCCATCGACCGATATGGCCGCATCGATCAGCTCGCGAGTCCAGATGGCTACTTCATTTTTAGCGATTTCGTTTGTCCGTTGTTTGTAATAGACCACAAAGGCAAAGACTTCTTCGCGCGCCCAGGCCAGAAACGAACCCGAATCCGGGAGTGCATGGCGAATCGATACATTGATGACGTTGACCCGATAGCGGTTAAATATCTCACTCATTTTCTCCGAAAAAGCGTCGAAATGACGAACAGGAACAAAATATTCCTGTAAGACATACGTGCGTTTCGTGCGGGATCTAGGTTCGAGTTCAGCGACATCGTAACCGGCCTCGTAATTGCGCCAGTGAATGGGCTGGCTGAGGTAGATCAACGGGTCTACGATATGTTCACGTCGCCATTTACCGAAGAATGTCTCGGTAAATGCCCACATAAAATATCGTTCCAGCGGATATGATTCCCGAAGTGGCATCAGACGCGTTTTTACGGTTGGCTTTTCGGTAGTTTTAACCCACGTAACGGCCCGCATGTTTGTGAAGGCAGGCGGATACATATCACCATTATGGAAAACCGCTTCTGGATTATCACGGATGGTATGGGCAAAATAGGAACGGTAGTCTGAACGAGCCAGTTTGTAGTGGTCACGCCGAACGGCCAGATTATCTTCGAGATCTAGTTCGACAGCTACAATAATTCCCAGCCCGTTATAGCCGCCAATAGTGCCGAAGAATACGTCCGGATTTTCGGTACGGCTGGCCTGAACAAGCGACCCATCGGCCAGCACAATTTCAATGGAACGAACGGCCAGAATGAGTGGGCCGTGCCCCATGTATCGGCCATGACAGTTTACACTCAGTGCTCCGCCAACGGTAAAATTGGCATAGGTCTGCATGATTTTGATGCTCAGATCGTGGGGATCAATGTAGCGCTGGATGTCGCACCACCGGATGCCAGCCTGCACTTGAATGATGCGATCATCTTTCGAGAAATGAATGACCTGATTCAGACCACGCATATCGATGTGCAGGCTTTTTGGACTTGCCGTTTGCCCACCCATACTGAACCGTCCACCGCCCACTGATACGGGTCCCGTAGTCATACGGAGCCGTTCCTGCAACTCCGCTACAGATTTAGGCCGAAAGACCTCCGCCACAACAACCGGATTGAGCTGAGTGACGTCGTTGATAACGCGTTCCTGGGGTTTGAGATGCGAATCTGTCAGACCGGTATCGTTTTTGAAATAATCGGCGGCTTCGTCGGGAACCGTTCCGAACTTGTTTTTCTGTGAATCCCCCTTTTTAAATCCCAGTTGATAGATCAGCCAGATTGGGCCAAGAACCGGAATT
This window harbors:
- a CDS encoding methyltransferase domain-containing protein, whose translation is MTPVTSEFHTVFDETKPRDAFYRFLQVVFHLYPEDKFHHLIREVTKTETSDERIYKTVQNRLSSIKPFLSELTYALPALKTQKKEMTRQTLELLPKGAQINGYVEIGSPGRYISHLRKHLPISEPIYLINDVAPTNSPADIMERGQLGKIGTFVELNDYEPISPDAIASESVDLVTCLIGLHHTRPEKLAGFINSIRRILRPGGWFILRDHDVKTDDMATFVSLVHTVFNLGLNITWEIDQQDYKGFKPIEEWSRLISQAGFSDAGKRLLQANDPSDNTLVLFTKI
- a CDS encoding FAD-binding protein, giving the protein MNQAGKSLFFTFACHMRLKDKLPLSYLLFTSRGRIKRATYWIVSAFIWSTFYVLHTLLNDFIGEGATYALYPLLIGSLFATATKRLHDTNRSGYWLLMVLIPVLGPIWLIYQLGFKKGDSQKNKFGTVPDEAADYFKNDTGLTDSHLKPQERVINDVTQLNPVVVAEVFRPKSVAELQERLRMTTGPVSVGGGRFSMGGQTASPKSLHIDMRGLNQVIHFSKDDRIIQVQAGIRWCDIQRYIDPHDLSIKIMQTYANFTVGGALSVNCHGRYMGHGPLILAVRSIEIVLADGSLVQASRTENPDVFFGTIGGYNGLGIIVAVELDLEDNLAVRRDHYKLARSDYRSYFAHTIRDNPEAVFHNGDMYPPAFTNMRAVTWVKTTEKPTVKTRLMPLRESYPLERYFMWAFTETFFGKWRREHIVDPLIYLSQPIHWRNYEAGYDVAELEPRSRTKRTYVLQEYFVPVRHFDAFSEKMSEIFNRYRVNVINVSIRHALPDSGSFLAWAREEVFAFVVYYKQRTNEIAKNEVAIWTRELIDAAISVDGAYYLPYQAHALPEQFHLAYPNAKKLFALKKKLDPDFRFHNVFWDTYYNPSTL